The nucleotide sequence GTCCGCCGCCCTCAGCTCCTTCTGTGGATGCTCCTGGACGGGCGGGTGGTTCTGCGGGAGAGACAAGGGATCTCCTCTTCCCTTCCGGGCAGATTTTGGTTCGTTCATATCCACGCCCGAGTCCAAGCTGGCATCGTTACTGCCGTTCCTTCCAGCTCTTTGGAGATCAATGTAGGAATGTCTAACGTGGGCGTTGGACCTGCCGTCCAGGGAGACGAACCAGGCCCGGGGGTGTGGGAGTGGCTTCCCGCCACCGAGTTCCATCAGAGCCTTTTCCGTCAGGAGCTGGACCTCGCTGTTCATCTGGGCCAAAGCCGCATCGTTCAGGGAAGCTGGGATGGACAGAGACTCCGACATGGACGCGTTCTGCGCGCTCCACTCCCGGCTGCCCGCATCCTGCAAATGCTGCTGAGAGATGGCCTGGCAGGATAAGGGCTGGGCTTGGATCTGAGAGGAGGGGTGCGGGAAGATCCCTGTGTGAGGACTGGCGAGCTCAGCCTGTAGCCTTCCGATTTCCAGCTGCTGGTCTGCGGGGACGACCAGGGGCTGGCCCACATAGGACTGCTCCCCGGGGAGTTTCATATAATGAGCGGGGATGACCAAGGCGGGCAACACTTTCCTGTAAACGCTGTCATTGACCTGATCCACGGAGCTACAGCAGATCAACTGGCCGGGCCGCGGAAAAGACGTGGGTCTTTCCAGGTGGTCTACGGAGCGCGACATCATACATTCAGTAGGTCTGCGGTCCAGCAGCTGTTCTTTTTCGGGAGATGAAGGCGCGGGGTACATGTGTTCCTGAATGGTGATCTTACTTCCTGTGGAGATATGGTTGACGGAGGCCTGACCATCTCTGTCTTGCTTCTCGAATAAAGGCTGTGACAACATGGCATTGTAACTCCTCCTGTAGTCACTGTGGCCAGGGGACTCATAGCCTTCTCTTTCCATAGATTTCCTGGACTTTAAGGGAAAAATCTCCACGGACTTACGGTAGTCTTTTCCCAACGTCCCACTTGGTGTCAGGTTATCAAAGGAGATTTGGCTTTTATCCTCTTCCTTATGAGAGAGGAGTTCCTCCCGAGAACTGAATTCTTGGGAGGTGCTGTAGGAAAGCTTCAGCATGGGGGTGTGCATGTCCACTTCTCCATTGGAAGACATAATTTCTAAATGGACCCCACTCATCAGCTCCTTTGTGCCTGGGGCGTCTGGGCGGCCGTGGCTGGTGACAGAGAGTGGGCCCGGGAATTCCGACTCCCGACGGGAAAACAGCAAgttgatgtgtgacatggaagtGGACTGATCTCTTTTGGAACTCTCCAGGGCTGCAGGAAGCTGCAGTTTCCTATGGTGCTGACGAGGTTTCAAGCACTTCCGCCTGCGATCAAAGAGACAATCCAAACCCAAAGATTAAAGAGTCTCGTCATAGTCAAGTTTCAAGTAAAACCCTAATTCTCAATTTCCATAGGAAGAAACAAGACACAACAACGAATTGGCAGCCAGAAGCCTGCTAACCCCACCCGTCACCAGAGCAGCACAATCCGCAGATTTCACCCTCAGGCTCTTGTAAGTATATTCTGCGGTCTTCATTCAACAGTGGTTAACCAAGAATTGACAATAACATTCTCACAAACCGAAGAGAGGAGGCGTCACAGATAGAATACTTCTGCTTTGTCCTTGAGAATATCATCTCTTAATCAGTGTTTAGGAATATTCTGAATGAATCATAGGACAACtgtcaaactttattttataactctCTTTCTAAGCAACGTTGTACACAGCATGCCTCACGTGTCCTGTTCATTCTTTTCCAAGTTAGATGACAAGTGCTCTCAGTTCTTAGACCTTTTCtcgtgagagagaaaaaagacctCCATATCAAAGCTTGCACAAGAAATTCCAAATGAAGAAAGATACTGCCAAAATGGCAAAACGTTACCTGCAATAATATAAAAGGAGACACAGCAGCACTAAAAGTATGAAAGCCATTCCTCCTAAAATGGCCAAAAGAAACACCGTGTGATACGTGGTAATGTCCTGGGTGACAACGGGACCTAAAAGGTCAGAAAAGAGTATTTTAGATTTGCAAAAATCTTTCAATATAAAGAGGGATAATGAATGACAACATAATGTTTTGCTTAACTCTTTCCGCCTGGGGCCTGGAGCAAGGGCCAGATGAGAAAACCCTTTAGATGATCATCACCATGTCACTCAGTGAGCAGGGATGACCGTTACCATAGCAGCAGTGGCCAGCAGCGCTCTGAGGACGCAAACACTACATGCAGTGTGTCACGGGTCCCTCCTTAGCCGAGAGCCACATTTGTTCAGCATGCTAAACACgtgcttcttaatttttttaaaaaatgcatgcatGATACTATAAGGAGTGGGATTCTTCCTCTCAGAGAGATGGCCTGACTATCAGGAGATTTTATACTgcgggagaaaaaaagaaaatcccaaggTTTTATGCTCACTTTCCCTAGGTAGTCATTATGACCGTGTGGAGAGCCCTTTGCCGAAAAACATCAGTTGAGGTGTATGAAAGAAATGTACTATGACAAAAAACATCCCCAGCTTGTTCCAGGGGTGTCAAGTATTTCTCAAATGCCTTCCTCTACAATATCTTTTCAAAGTGACTAACCTGACGTGGCCACCAAGGGGGTTATCAGAGATAAAcagactttctttttcatttacattgTAAAGAATCCCAGGAGGTACTTTAACTTAAGACTGTTTGTGTTCAATAGTTGTAAGAATGTATCTTAATGTCACTGGAAACAGATCGATAGTGACAACGGAAACCTCCGCAAATTACGGTATTTGGGCTCTTCCTGGTGTCCAGGTAACCCGTCAGTGCCcgaaggtgggaaggaaggaatgcGGTTTTTCTGTTGTTCCAGGGTAGCATGGTTCTGATTACTGTATACCGTAAACACCCATTTCCTTATTGATTGTTGAAATTCTAAGGGATagatttcttcaaaaatttttggAAGGAGACACATTTCGTTAAGACCTTGATAAACCCAAGGAGGTTTACTAGTTTTTCAAAAATAGTGAAATAAgttcaaaagatattttgaacTACTCTCTCCCAAATATAATTCACTACAGTGGGGTGGActtaatatttacaaaagttGGAAAAATATCTGACAGCTATATCCTGCCTTAATCATTCAGAGAAACAATTTTTTACTCAACCTCCAGAGGCATAGGCAAAGCCTTGGCAGGGATCACCAAGAAATCTGGGGTACACataaaaatcatttccaaataacTGAAGCTCATTTCCTTTACATACTTAAAATGTTGCTATTTTAACTTATGCCAATGGAAATCTTTACAAAATTCACAGCcatacttcatttcctttttgaccAGAGAATTAAAGAGGAAAGCCCTAATTATTTTCTTGGTGGTCTTGGGCTCATTGAGAGCACAGCATCActgtaatttgttttaataaaaacgATGGCTGTGAGGTTACCAACGTGTGTGTTTCTACATGAAATGCCATCAGGGGGGCCCTGCAATGTATACTTTTCacagctttttttcctcttccctcactGCTAGGAAGCTTGCGGACCCACACCCAGGAGTTCTTTCTCACCTCTTTACAAAAGTACCTATTTATCTGTTGCACGGTGGGAAAACTGAGAGCCAAGGTTTCTGAAACAGTTAACTTTAATGCATGGGCTTTGTGGCCTCTGCTTCGGTAGTGaaggaatttcttttctttccttccttactcTTCGTCATTTTGTAGATATTTCAGATTTGGAGACTGAGCCATTTCTGTACCTGGTTCATGCCTATCTTGCTACAAGAATACCATAAAGGAAGACGCATACTCTCCAAACACAGACTAATGTGTACATTTTCTGAGTAGGGGAATATAAAGCAAATGGTGACAGATTTTTCAACACCCATCTAGGAATGGCCTCCATCAAATTAGTTACTTTGGGAATCTCAGTGTTCATTCCAGTGACAAGTCCATGGCTAAAACACTTTGGACTCCCATTTTGGAACTGCCTTTATGGTTAATTTATGAGACACCTTTTAATCGTAGCACATTTTGACCTAGGCTCAATCATATACTTTATTCACCAGGCTGGGACTCTTAGACGTACCTAAGACAAATCAAAGGGACCCCTCGGAGCCTAAAAATTTGCCACCAGTGAAAAGTTTTACTAATGAAGGCAGTCCGAGTGATACAGATTTAAAAGACATTCTAAGCAACGGCAGCCATCAAGGGAAGAAATTCTCCCTAGGtgactattttgaaaaacaattctgGAATACTCCCTGGGATAAACTAGGGCACGcaggttaaaaagaaataaacttccagTCACACTTTGAAATATACAAGTTCATTCACATTTCCTGAATGGAGATGAATTTTCTTCTAGACACAAAGCAACTGATTGGCTTTGAAGCCTTTGGGAAATGCCAAATCGAGCTTTTTGCCCCAAGGAGCCGTCCATGATGACTTTCCGTGAGTCCCTGTGTCGAATGCCTTTCCCTACATGTTCTCTTACATCCGGCCACAGCTGTTTTCAGGAATTAGGGAGGAGGTCTGTATCGCCTCTGA is from Rhinolophus ferrumequinum isolate MPI-CBG mRhiFer1 chromosome 5 unlocalized genomic scaffold, mRhiFer1_v1.p scaffold_110_arrow_ctg1, whole genome shotgun sequence and encodes:
- the FAM171A1 gene encoding protein FAM171A1; this encodes MSRSAALLLCLLGCHVWKAVTKTLREPGAGAQEVTLKVHISDASTHQPVPDALIEIFTNQVSIASGSSGTDGVAFIKFQYKLGSQLIVTATKHAYVPNSAPWKPIRLPVFSSLSLGLLPERSATLMVYEDVVQIVSGFQGARPQPRVHFQRRALRLPENTSYSDLTAFLTAAGSPSEVDSFPYLRGLDGNGTGNGTRYDLTPVTALSVHLLSSDGTPVLVDGPIYVTVPLATQSSLRHNAYVAAWRFDQKLGTWLKSGLGLVHQEGSQLTWTYIAPQLGYWVAAMSPPNPGPVVTQDITTYHTVFLLAILGGMAFILLVLLCLLLYYCRRKCLKPRQHHRKLQLPAALESSKRDQSTSMSHINLLFSRRESEFPGPLSVTSHGRPDAPGTKELMSGVHLEIMSSNGEVDMHTPMLKLSYSTSQEFSSREELLSHKEEDKSQISFDNLTPSGTLGKDYRKSVEIFPLKSRKSMEREGYESPGHSDYRRSYNAMLSQPLFEKQDRDGQASVNHISTGSKITIQEHMYPAPSSPEKEQLLDRRPTECMMSRSVDHLERPTSFPRPGQLICCSSVDQVNDSVYRKVLPALVIPAHYMKLPGEQSYVGQPLVVPADQQLEIGRLQAELASPHTGIFPHPSSQIQAQPLSCQAISQQHLQDAGSREWSAQNASMSESLSIPASLNDAALAQMNSEVQLLTEKALMELGGGKPLPHPRAWFVSLDGRSNAHVRHSYIDLQRAGRNGSNDASLDSGVDMNEPKSARKGRGDPLSLPQNHPPVQEHPQKELRAADSTTYTQLVYLDDMDQSGSECGTTVCTPDDSALRCLLDSSSRRSGGQLPSLQEETTKRTADAPPEPLASPDQRRPAPEDDDDDDDDDQGEDKKSPWQKREERPLMAFNIK